In the genome of Palaemon carinicauda isolate YSFRI2023 chromosome 13, ASM3689809v2, whole genome shotgun sequence, one region contains:
- the LOC137652312 gene encoding uncharacterized protein produces the protein MKFGNCISNVPALVVPSINIKLNLPGLGKIVESFENKGFILADKKLCKDSDRIDNVQVLLGSDAHYALMGKDVAFGCNPPSVYTESQHGILLMGNLGNLSKNIKFLGLPNICNERLEVINPLRSSRTDFSSCSQITTCSFLCKIQIDPLLDDEVCDLHYKELEVGSNIAVLDDKGQIVESKLLKATDEVLEHECRRFFNLDANSAESIMSETNQKWVNFALSNFSREKDGRLIVPLLWNSKIAHRLSTNENLSRLILKANLKKLRKKDGHLQLVDQVIRDQLKDGIIEKISDLDSFKAEYPNYSFLPHMAVFRPEKETTKCRIVFLSNLKDTVKVKCGFSHNQCVDPGPNLNQKLSSAFLHLRFDKLLLTYDLKKAFNMLSLNNNDQARLLFFWFKNVQKNDYSLVAYKNVRLSFGLRCSPFLLMLALYYILVHQYEPDPQLRNLKLLLYSLFYMDNGAVGSADSQYLKWACSQLPYIFNPYKFEIQQLVTNDVTLQAEIDAKFEIDTPVENSLFGIVWNRADDVIYTKEFSLNPDADTKRKVLQTIASNFDVFGFSIPVFNRSRLYMHRLQCSKELAWDQVLSPSLQREWRNICRQVNGSQPVKVQRFIGQRNGKFRLKAFTDASRDFYGTVVYIEDIDSGEISFLQAKNRLINKLLKGKSVPALELNAIS, from the coding sequence ATGAAGTTCGGCAATTGTATTTCAAATGTTCCTGCACTTGTGGTTCCTAGCATTAATATAAAGTTAAATCTTCCAGGGTTAGGCAAGATAGTGGAATCGTTCGAGAATAAGGGATTCATATTGGCAGATAAGAAACTTTGTAAAGACAGTGACCGTATTGATAATGTTCAGGTTTTATTGGGATCTGATGCACATTACGCTTTAATGGGTAAAGATGTAGCCTTTGGTTGTAACCCCCCTTCAGTATACACTGAATCACAGCATGGTATTTTGCTAATGGGAAACCTTGGAAATTTgagcaaaaatattaaatttttgggtCTGCCTAATATTTGTAATGAGAGGTTAGAAGTAATTAATCCACTACGTTCAAGCAGGACTGATTTTTCCTCTTGCTCCCAAATTACTACCTGTTCtttcttatgtaaaatacaaattgaCCCTCTTTTGGATGATGAAGTGTGTGACCTACATTACAAGGAACTTGAGGTAGGCAGTAACATAGCAGTGTTAGATGATAAAGGTCAGATTGTAGAATCTAAATTGCTCAAGGCTACTGATGAAGTGCTTGAACACGAATGCCGCCGCTTTTTTAATCTGGACGCCAATAGTGCTGAAAGTATTATGTCGGAGACTAATCAGAAGTGGGTGAATTTTGCGTTGAGTaatttttcaagggaaaaggatggaAGACTTATAGTTCCCCTCTTGTGGAATAGCAAAATTGCACATAGGTTATCAACTAACGAAAATCTCTCAAGGTTGATACTAAAGGCAAATCTTAAGAAATTACGGAAAAAGGATGGGCATTTGCAGTTAGTTGATCAGGTAATTAGGGATCAGTTAAAAGATGGAATAATTGAGAAGATTTCAGACTTAGATTCATTTAAGGCAGAGTATCCAAATTATTCATTTCTCCCACACATGGCTGTTTTTAGGCCTGAGAAAGAAACCACAAAGTGCCGTattgtgtttttgtctaatctcaaagaCACTGTCAAAGTTAAGTGTGGTTTCTCTCATAATCAGTGTGTAGATCCAGGACCTAACCTTAACCAGAAGCTGTCTTCAGCCTTCTTACACTTGAGGTTTGATAAGTTGTTATTAACGtatgatcttaagaaagcttttaACATGTTGTCCTTGAACAATAATGATCAAGCTAGGTTGCTGTTCTTTTGGTTCAAAAATGTACAGAAGAACGATTACTCTCTTGTAGCCTACAAGAATGTTAGACTTAGTTTTGGTCTTCGTTGTAGTCCATTTTTACTCATGCTAGCTCTGTATTATATACTAGTGCACCAATATGAACCAGACCCACAGCTGAGGAACCTTAAGTTATTGTTGTACTCTCTattttatatggacaatggagctgttggttctgctgattctcagtatttgaagtgggcttgttcacagttgccgtatattttcaacccatataagtttgagatacaacagttagtaacaaatgatgttacccttcaggctgaaattgatgcaaagtttgAAATCGATACTCCGGTTGAGAATAGCCTTTTTGGTATTGTATGGAATAGAGCTGATGATGTAATTTATACTAAGGAATTCTCGCTAAACCCAGATGCTGATACAAAACGTAAGGTTTTGCAGACTATTGCCAGTAACTTTGATGTTTTTGGTTTTTCTATTCCTGTCTTTAATAGAAGTAGACTTTATATGCATAGACTTCAGTGCTCAAAGGAGCTGGCTTGGGATCAAGTACTATCCCCCAGTCTCCAAAGGGAATGGAGGAACATTTGCAGGCAGGTGAATGGTTCCCAGCCGGTGAAAGTCCAGAGGTTCATTGggcaaagaaatggaaaatttagaCTGAAAGCATTCACAGATGCAAGTCGTGATTTTTATGGTACTGTGGTATACATTGAAGATATTGACTCGGGTGAGATTAGCTTTTTGCAGGCAAAGAACCGCTTGATCAATAAGTTGTTGAAAGGTAAGTCCGTTCCAGCACTGGAGTTGAATGCTATATCATAA
- the LOC137651639 gene encoding uncharacterized protein: protein MEIYRDLADPSCVKSIDIDGLDLYCDSSCALQWLQASECTYSKMQKHSVFVQNRISNIRKLCEIKPVSFIFIAGKDNPADCVTRCLSPRLVSKSFFISGPEVVPGNEFLYFTVPSSNTNTLSISVAEQSAFPGEPLLEHEKYSTLEKLKLIYRRVMLCVDHWKRKAGVEVENLNNVNYSALALRKLILEDQQKHFMEIFSYFRLSSKPLKDIPPLVSQLNVFIDSDGILRVKSKFKKWFNTRSVRLNQNTYREFRPSPPAVPFSNIFVDFIGPFNVKQGAEKMKLWILCFTCTWSRAINLKICRDLSVNEYLRAFSLHVFEYGFPQLCVSDPGSQLVAGGNIITSFINDPDTKLYLESNGIKHVKFQQFFKGHSELGSLVESCVKLVKKLIFPAIKTWVLSLPDFEYSVCNVVHLANKRPIAFKESLRETEANSCPEPITPEMLVKGYELVSLNLIPDLQEVPDDPEWKMSSSPTEIMKDEYEKLRKVRYNLLEAYQNEFLSTLVAQAVDRKDRYRPVCHQKLGIGDIVLIKEPNTKTINFPLGIVKGIEENDLGETTGAIILKGKTRELIKRHVTTLIPYLKVVPDASYNSDNDDKQSSRKLSINESSPQRTLRKAAIRSRNLTRLML, encoded by the exons ATGGAGATTTATAGAGATCTGGCTGATCCTTCGTGTGTGAAGTCCATTGACATTGATGGCTTAGATTTGTACTGTGATTCCAGTTGTGCTTTGCAGTGGCTGCAAGCATCAGAATGTACATACTCCAAAATGCAGAAGCATTCAGTATTTGTACAGAATAGGATAAGCAATATCAggaaattatgtgaaattaaacCTGTCAGTTTTATCTTTATAGCTGGAAAAGACAATCCAGCAGACTGTGTCAcccgatgcctttctcctagacttgtctctaaatcattctttatttcagGTCCTGAGGTGGTGCCTGGCAATGAGTTTCTTTATTTCACAGTTCCTAGCTCAAACACTAATACCCTTAGTATTTCTGTTGCTGAGCAGAGTGCGTTTCCAGGTGAACCTCTTCTTGAACATGAGAAATATTCTACTTTAGAAAAGCTTAAATTGATTTACAGGAGGGTAATGCTTTGTGTTGACCACTGGAAGAGGAAAGCGGGAGTTGAAGTagagaatttgaataatgtaaactattctgctttagctttaaggaaattaattctagaagatcaacagaaacactttatggaaatattttcttacttcAGACTCTCAAGTAAACCTTTGAAGGATATACCTCCACTTGTGAGCCAACTTAATGTGTTCATAGATTCAGATGGCATTTTAAGAGTAAAATCAAAGTTCAAGAAATG GTTTAACACAAGAAGTGTGAGATTGAACCAGAACACTTATCGAGAATTTCGTCCTAGTCCCCCTGCTGttccattttctaatatttttgttgatttcattggACCATTTAATGTTAAACAGGGAGCTGAAAAGATGAAGTTATGGATTTTGTGTTTCACCTGCACTTGGTCAAGGGCTATTAATTTGAAGATATGTCGAGATTTAAGTGTGAATGAGTATTTGAGAGCCTTTTCATTACATGTTTTTGAATATGGATTCCCGCAGCTTTGTGTTAGTGATCCAGGCTcgcagttggtggcaggaggtaacataatcactagcttcatcaatgatcctgacactaaattgtatttggagtCTAATGGCATTAAGCATGTAAAGTTTCAGCAATTCTTTAAAGGCCATAGTGAGCTAGGATCACTTGTAGAGTCTTGCGTAAAATTAGTGAAGAAACTTATTTTTCCAGCTATTAAAACTTGGGTACTTTCTTTGCCTGATTTTGAATATTCAGtgtgtaatgttgttcatttaGCTAATAAGAGGCCAATAGCCTTTAAGGAATCTTTAAGGGAGACTGAGGCAAATTCTTGCCCAGAGCCCATAACTCCAGAAATGTTAGTCAAGGGGTATGAGCTGGTGTCGTTGAATTTAATTCCAGATTTACAAGAGGTACCTGATGATCCTGAGTGGAAGATGAGTAGCAGCCCTACAGAAATAATGAAGGATGAGTATGAAAAACTTCGTAAGGTTAGGtataatcttctagaagcttaccagAATGAGTTTTTAAGTACCCTGGTAGCTCAGGCTGTGGACCGCAAGGACAGATATAGACCAGTTTGTCACCAGAAGTTGGGCATTGGTGATATAGTCCTCATCAAAGAACCAAACACTAAAACCATTAATTTTCCATTGGGAATTGTGAAGGGTATAGAGGAGAATGATTTGGGGGAAACTACTGGGGCTATTATACTTAAAGGGAAGACTCGTGAGTTGATTAAAAGACATGTCACTACTTTAATCCCTTATCTTAAGGTAGTTCCAGATGCATCCTACAATTCAGATAATGACGACAAACAGAGCTCCCGTAAGTTGTCTATTAATGAGAGTTCACCCCAAAGGACTCTCAGGAAAGCTGCCATTAGGAGCAGAAATTTGACTCGACTTATGTTATAG